The region CCCGTAAGGGGCTTCCGCTTCTTCAGCGGCCCACGTTGGGCCGCCATGGGTACAAAAAGGCCCCCGCCTAGGCGGGGGCCTTCGCTTTTGAGGGCTAGGTGGGCCTAGCGAGGGGAAACCGCGCCACCTCCACCAGGTCTCCCCCGTCCTGGTCCTTCACCAAGGCCACCTCCTTCACCAAAAAGGAGCGGCGGAAGGGCAAGGGGAGCTTGGCCGCCAAGGCCCTAGCCTCCTCCTCGCCAAGCCCCAGGGCCAGGGTGATGTGGGGAATGTAGCTTGGCCCCTCAATCTCCTTAAGGGGCGGGGCCAGGGGCTCGAGGGCGTGGAAGAGCCTCCGGAAGGCGCTACCCCCGTAGGCCCGGAGGTAGACCACCCCCTGGGGAAAATGGCCCCACCCCCCAAGCCGCAGGCGGAAGGGGGCATGCCCCCGCAGGATGCCCTCGAGGGCAATCTTTAGGGCCTCCTCCTCGTAGGGCCATTCAAAGGGCTGGCGCAGGTTGAGGTGGGGCGGGCCAAACCCCCGCACCCCGTGTTCGGCCTGCAAGGCCTCCAGGAAGGCCCGGAGGTCAGGGGGCGGCCACACCAGCACCCCGTACACGCCGCCAGTATACCTGGATGGCCAAGGCGCCCGGAGGCTTAGCCCTGTCCCAGAAAAATCCGCTTCAGAAACGTAACGGGCCTCGTTTCCGGGACATATTGCCCTTGACTTGTGTCATGATGGGGGTGTGAGCTAAAGCCGTAAGGAGGTAGCTTTATGAAAAAAGCCCTTCTCGCCCTCCTGGCCCTTGGCCTCATGGTGGCCTTTTCCAGCAAGGAGGCCATCCAGAAGGAGTGGGAGCAAAGCGCCCACAACAACGGGGTCATGGGGAACAAGACCCTCACCGAGGCCACGGTGGAGGCACGCCAAGCCAACGCCGCCCACTGCGCCCGTTGCCACAGCGAGCAAGGCTTCCTGGCCTGGTTGGAGCAACTCCAGAAGGGGAACCCCGGAAACCTGGTGGGTCCGGACGGGAAGCCCGCCACCGTGGAATATCTCAAGTCCCTGGGGCTCACCAAGGACCAGGTGAAGCCCATCACCTGCAACACCTGCCACGACCAGGACGGGGACCTGCGCCTCGTCCACGACACCCCCATGCTCCCCTCGGGCTTCAAGGCCACGGCGGTGGGGAACGCCGCCTTGTGCATCACCTGCCACAACTCTAGAAACGGCCGCATCACCTGGAACGCCGAGGACCCAGGCCGCTACACCTACCCCCACGCCTCCAGCCAGGGGGATGTGATCCTGGGCAAGAACGCCTACTTCGTGGACGACACCAAGGAGTGGCCTAACCCCCACGCCTTCTTTACCGGGAACGCCTGCTCCGCCTGCCACATGAGCCTGGCGGGCACCGGGGAATACTCAAGCCACACCTTCAAGGCCCCGGAAAACCTCTGCGCCTCCTGCCACGGGGCCAAGTACACCCAGGAGATGGTCCAGGAGAACACCGAGCACCTCCTCTCCCTCCTCCGGGCTAAGGTGAACGCCAAGGTGCTGGCGGTGCGGGACCGCATCAAGACCGTGCGGGCCTACAACCCCGAAACCGGCCAGTTCACGCCGAACGTGGCGGTGAAGGCCCCGGTGTACCGGGCGGACATCCTCTCCATCGCCGGCCAGATCGCCTTCAAGATGACCCTCACGGACGGGACGGTCCTCTACAGCCAGCTTGGGGACATCCGGGACGAGAAGGGCCAGCCCGTGTTCGCCACCAAGGACCCCGTGGTGCGGGCGGCTTGGAACTACCTCCTCATTGAAAACGATGGCTCCAAGGGCGTGCACAACCCCACCTACACCCGGGCCGTGCTCCTGGCCACTTTGAATGCCTTGCAGTAGGGAAAGGCTTCCTGCCCCCGGGGCCTAGGCCCCGGGGTTTTCCCGTACCATGGAGGCGTGAGCCGCACCTATCTTTACCGGGGGCGCATCCTGAACCTGGCCCTGGAAGGGCGCTACGAAATCGTGGAGCACAAGCCGGCGGTGGCCATCATCGCCCTCCGCGAGGGCAAGATGCTCTTCGTTCGCCAGATGCGCCCCGCCGTGGGCCTTGCCCCCTTGGAAATCCCGGCGGGGCTCATAGAGCCCGGGGAAGACCCCTTACAGGCGGCCCAGAGGGAGCTCGCCGAGGAAACGGGGCTTGCGGGGGACCTGAGCTACCTTTTTAGCTTCTACGTGTCCCCGGGCTTCACCGACGAAAAGACCTTCGTCTTCCTGGCCCAGAACCTAAAGGAGGCCCAGGCCACCCCCGACGAGGACGAGGCCATAGAGGTGGTCTGGCTGGAGCCGGAAAAGGCCTTGGAGCTACACCAGAAAGGCCAAGCGGAGTTTTCCGCCACCGGCCTCGTGGGGGTCCTCTACTACCATGCTTTTCTCCGAGGTCGCTGACGTCCCCAAAGGCCCCAAGGTGGTGGCCGTGGGCTCCTTTGACGGGGTGCACCTGGGCCACCAGTACCTCCTGCGCCAGGCCCTGGCGGAGGCCAAAGCCTTAAAGGAGCCCCTTCTCGTCTACACCTTTGACCCCCCCACCAAGGTCTTCACCCGGGGGGAGGGCTTCCTCATGGACCTCACGGAGAAGGTGGAGGCCCTGAGGGGGGTGGGGGTGGAGCTCATCCTGGCGGTGCCCTTCAACGAAGCGTTCGCCCAAAGGCCGGCGGAGGCCTTCCTGGAAGACCTGAGGGCCCTAGGGGCAAGCCGCATCTACGTGGGGGAGGATTTCCGCTTTGGCCGGGGCCGGGCGGGAGGGGTGGAGGAGCTTTCCCGGGTGGCCCCCACCCGCATCGTCCCCCTCCTCACCCTAGGGGGCGAGGCGGTGAAGAGTAGCCGCATCCGCGCCCTCCTCCTGGAGGGAAGGGTGGAGGAGGCCCGCCACCTCCTGGGCCGTCCGTACGGGGCCTATGGGGTGGTGGTGGAAGGGGAAAAGCTCGGGCGAAAACTGGGCTTCCCCACGGCCAACCTGGCGGTGCACCCCAAGAAGGTCCTACCCCCCGGGGTCTACGCCGTGGAGGTGGAAGGGGCCTTTGGCCGCCACAAGGGGGTGGCCAACGTGGGCACAAGGCCCACCCTGGGCGGGGAGGAAAGGCGGCTTGAGGTCCACCTCCTAGGCTTTGCCGGGGAGCTTTATGGAGAGGAGGCCCGGGTGCGCTTCCTGAAGCGCCTCAGGGAGGAAAGGCGCTTTCCTAGCCTCGAGGCCCTCAGGGCGCAGATCGCCGAGGACGTGGCGCAGGCCCGGGCCTACTTCGGGCTCTAATCCACCCCCGGGTCAAAGTAGGTGAGCTTGGGGTGCTTGTTGGCCCTAAGCTCGTCCAAGCGGCGGACCGGGGTGGTGTAGGGGGCGTTTTCCAGCCACTCCTTGGGCTTTTGCAAGAGCTCCCCCATGGCCTCGGCGAAGGCCTCGAGGGTCTCCTTGCTCTCCGTCTCCGTGGGCTCCACCATTAGGGCCTCCTTGACGATCAAGGGGAAGTAGACCGTGGGGGGGTGGAAGCCCAGCTCCAAAAGCCCCTTGGCCAGGTCCAAGGCCCTATACCCCTGGGGAGGCTGGGCCACGAACTCGTGCATGCAGGGCCCGTCGTAGGGCACCCGGTAGCCCTTTTCCTTCAAGAGCTCCTTCAGGTAGCGGGCGTTGAGAACGGAAAGGGCCGCCGCCCTCTTAAGCCCGGGAAGCCCCAGGGTACGGATGTATGCCCATGCGCGCACCAGGGCCAAGAAGTTCCCGTAGAAGCTCTTCACCCGCCCGATGCTCTTGGGCCGGTCAAAGTCCAGGTAGTACCCCTCCTCCCCCTTGGCCACCAGGGGCACGGGCAGGTAGGGGGCCAGGTGGGCCTTCACCCCCACAGGACCCGAGCCGGGGCCACCCCCGCCGTGGGGCACGGTGAAGGTCTTGTGCAGGTTCAGGTGGACCACGTCAAAGCCCATGTCCCCGGGGCGGGCCCAGCCCATGATGGCGTTCAGGTTGGCCCCGTCGTAGTAAAGCTGCACCCCCGCCGCCTTGGCCAGGCGGGAGATCTCCAGGATGCGCCTTTCAAAAAGCCCCAAGGTGTTGGGGTTGGTGAGCATGATGGCGGCCACGTGGGGGCCGAGCTCCCGCTTGAGGGCCTCGAGGTCCACCTCCCCATCGGGCCCCGAGGGAACCTCCTTTACCTGGTAGCCCGCCATGCTGGCGGTGGCGGGGTTGGAGCCGTGGGCCGAGTCCGGCACCAGCACGAGCCGCCGCGTCTTCCCCTCCCCCCGGTCCTCGTGGTAGGCGCGGATGACCAGGATCCCCGTGAGCTCCCCGTGGGCCCCGGCGGCGGGCTCTAGGGTGATGGCGTCCATGCCCGTGAGGGCCTTCAGGTACTCCCCGAGCTCCCACATGAGGGCCAAGGCCCCTTGGGCCGTCTTGGGGTCCTGGTAGGGGTGGAGGTCGGCGAAAAGCCGCGCCGCCTCCTCGTGGAGCTTGGGGTTGTACTTCATGGTGCAGCTCCCCAAGGGGTAGAAGGTGGTGTCCACCCCCACCTGGCGGCGGGAAAGCCCCGTGTAGTGGCGCACCAGGGTGAGCTCGTCCACCTCGGGAAGCCTAGGCGGGGTTTCCCGCAGGAAGGCCTTGGGGATGAGGCTTTCCGCCTGGGGCGCTTCCTTGACGAGCTTCAGGCCCCGCCTACCCTTGCGGCTCCGTTCAAAAATCAGGGGATAGTTCACGCCAACACCTCCTTCAAGGCATCCCTTAGGGCCAAGAGGTCCTCTTCTTCGTGAAGCTCCGTGGCGGCGAAGAGGGCGAGGTTTTCCCCGTACTCCTCGGGCACGGGGGTGGCGGCGTGGAAACCCCGGGCCGCCAGGGCCGCCCGCACCGCCTCCGGGGGCTTGGGAAGCCTCAGGGCGAACTCGTTGAAGAAGGGCTTGGGCGTGAAGGCCTCCACCCCCGGCACCTCCAGGAGGAGCTGGTAAAGCCGGTGGGCCAGGGCCACGCCCCGGAGGGCCACCTCCTTAAGCCCCTCGGGCCCCAAGGCCGCCAGGTACATGGCCCCCATGAGGGCGGTGAGCTGGGCGTTGGTGGTGATGTTGCTCTTGGCCTTGGCCCGCCTTATGTACTGCTCCCGGGCCTGCAGGGTGAGGATGAAGCCCCGCTTGCCCTCGGCGTCCACCGTCTCGGAAACCAGGCGCCCCGGGAGCTGGCGCACGAAGGCCTTCTTGGTGGCCAGGTAGCCGAAGTGGGGGCCGCCAAAGCCCATGGGCAGGCCCAGGCTCTGCCCATCCCCCACGGCGATGTCCGCCCCGTAGGCCCCCGGGGGCTTGAGGACCCCAAGGGAAAGGGGGTCGGCCACCGCCACGAAAAGGGCCCCCACCCGGTGGGCCGCCTCCGCCAGGGGGGCGAGGTCCTCCAGGGCCCCCAGGTAGTTGGGGTTCTGCCCCACCACCGCCCCCACCCCCTCGGGCACCGGGAAGGAGGGGGTGCGCCCTCCTTCCAGGGGCAGGGTCTTGAGCTCCGCCCCCACCGCCTCCAGATAGGCCTTGAGCACCGCCCGGTACTCGGGGTGAACCCCTTGGGAGACCAGGACCTCCATCCGGCCCGTTTCCCTCAAGGCCAGGAGGACCCCTTCCGCCAAGGCGGTGGCGCCGTCGTACATGGAGGCGTTGGCCACCTCGAGGCCCGTAAGCTCGGCGATCATGGTCTGGTACTCAAAGGTGGCCTGGAGGACCCCCTGGCTCACCTCGGGCTGGTAGGGGGTGTAGGCGGTGAGGAACTCCCCCCGGCCCGCCAGGGCCTGGACCACGGGGGGCACGTGGTGGCTCCGGATCCCCCCGCCCAGGAAGGCCTTGCGGGCGGGCTTGTTCTTCTCGGCAAGCCGCCTCAGCGCCTCCAAAACCGCCCACTCGGGCATGGGCTCGGGCAGGGCGATTTCGGGGTTTAGGATCTCCTCGGGCAGGTGGCGGAAGAGGTCCTCCAGGCGCTCCGCCCCCACCCGCTTAAGCATCTCCTGGATCTCCTCCTCGGTATGGGGCGTATAATCCATAGGTCCATCCTTAAACAAAACCCCCGGGCCATTTGACCCGGGGCCACAGAGGGGCACGCCCCCCCGCCTAAGCCCGTGCGGGGAAGGGCCGCCCTCGGGAAAGCCATGTTAGGCCTCGCTCTCCAAAGCCTCCTGGTACCCATCCGCATCCAGGAGGTCGTCCAGGTCCCCCATGTCCAGGGGGCGGAGGCGGAAGATCCAACCCTCCCCGTAGGGGTCTTGGTTGATGAGCTCCGGGGTCTTCTCCAGGACCAGGTTCACCTCCACCACCTCCCCGGCCACGGGGGCGTAGATATCGGAGGCGGTCTTCACGCTCTCCACCACCGCCACCGCCTCGCCCTTCTCCACCTTGCGCCCCACCTCGGGGAGCTCCACGTAGACCACGTCTCCCAGGGCGTCTTGGGCGTAGTCGGTGATGCCCACCAGTACCGTGTCCCCTTCGGGCAGGGCCCACTCGTGGGTCTTGGTGTAAAAGCGGTCCTTGGGTATGTCCATAGCGCCTCCTAACCCCCGCTATTTTAGCGGCACAAAGGGCAAGGGGCTAAGGGAAGCCTGTACCCGCCTTCCCCGCACCTCCACGAAGAAGGGCGCTTCCGCCCCCTCCTCCACGTAGGCCAGGGCGATGCCCTTTTCCAGAAGGGGAGAGTAGCCCCCGCTCGTCACCCGGCCCACCGGGGCTTCGCCGGAGAATACCCGGTAGCCTTCCCGGGGGATGCCCGTTTCCAGGACCAAGCCCACGAGCTTTTCCCGGCAGGCTCCGGAAAGCATGGCCTCCTTGCCGAAAAAGGCCTTCTCCTTCTTCACCACCCAGGCCCAAGGGGTGCAGAGGGGGTTGGTGGTGTCGGTGAGCTCGTGGCCGTAGAGGGGGAAGCCGGCCTCGAGGCGCAGGGTATCCCGGGCCCCAAGGCCACAGGGCTTCGCCCCCGCCTCCACCAGGGCCAGGAAGACCGCCTCGGCGTCCTCGGGGGCCAGGAAGAGCTCAAACCCGTCCTCCCCCGTGTACCCCGTGCGGGCAAGGAGGGCAGGGCGGCCCGCCACCTGGGCCTGGAAGACATCGTTCTTCTTGCGCCCCTTTAGGTCGGCGTCGGTAAGCCCCTGCAGGAGGCTTTCCGCCTTGGGGCCTTGGAGGGCGAGGAGGGCGGTGGCCTCGGAGCGGTCCAAAAGCTCCACCCGGAAGCCTTCTGCCAAGGCCTCGAGGTGGGCGAAGTCCTTGGCGATGTTGGCGGCGTTGACCACCATGAGGTACTCCGCCTCGCCCAGGCGGTAGAGGTAGATATCGTCCACCACCCCGCCCCTTTCGTTTGGGAGCATGGAGTACTGGGCCCTCCCCACCTTGAGCCGGGCGGCGTCGTTCGCCGTGGCCCACTGGAGGAAGGGGAGCGCCTCCTCCCCCCGCACCCAGAACTCCCCCATGTGGCTCACGTCAAACACGCCCGCTTCCCGCCTCACCGCCAGGTGCTCCTCCACGATGGAGGTGTACTGCAGGGGAAGGGCGTAGCCGGCAAAGGCCACCATGCGCCCGCCCAGGCGCAGGTGGGCCTCGTAAAGGGGGGTGCGCTTCATACCAAGGCTATGCTACCCCTAAAAGAGCTCGCGCCTCAGGGCCTCGGCGGAGTTGTCCTCCAAGACCTCCTCCCGCTTGGTGGCCCAGGCGGGGAAGGGGAAGCGCACCAAAAGGGGCACGGGGATCTCCGGCTGGTGGAGGATCACCCACCCCTGGGGCAGGATGAGGGCCCGTTGGCGGAAGGTGGTGGGGAGGTAGCGGTACTCGGGGCGCTCCGCCTCGGCGGCGTCCAGGCGGCCCACCACCCTTATGGCGGCGTTCCCCACCACCCGGCGCTCCACCTCGCTCGCCGTCTGCTCCGCCCCGATGAGGATGACGCCCAAGGAGCGGCCCCTTTCCGCGATGTCCAAAAGCACGTCCTTGATGGGGCCCTCCTCGTCCCGGGGGGCGTACTTGTTGAGCTCGTCCAAGACGATGAAGACCCGGCCCCGGTACTGCCCCCGCTCCTTGCGCTCAAAGACGTCCTTGAGGAGGCTTCCCACCACGAACATCTGCGCCTGGGGGGAGAGCTTGGCCAGGTCCACCACGTGGACCTGCTCGCCCTTCAGGGGGTCTGGGGGGTTTCCGGGGCGGTCGCCCCGGATGAGGTGGGCCACGTTCTCCACGCTGGCCCTAAGCCGCCTCACGAAGGCCTCGAGGGTGCCCCGGGCCTGCCTTGCGGTCCAGGACCTGTCCCCTTCCCCCTCCCCCGTTTCCGGGCCCAGGAGCTTGTACTCCAGGTAGCGCACCAGGTCGGCGAAGCTCCTTAGGGGCACTTTGCCCAGGGCGTCAAAGGCCTTCGCCTCGGGTAGCTCCTCCCGGGGCCAGTCGTCCACCAGGAGGTGGGGGCCCTTCTGCCCCTCGGCGAGGCGCCGGAGCTTTTCCGTGAGGTGCTGGACCAAAAAGCCCAGGTTGGTCATGAAGCCCCGGTCGGCGAAGAGGAAGGGGAGAAGCCCCCTTTGGCAGAACTGGACCAGGTCGTAGTGGTAGGCCCGCACTCCCTCGAGGCGGGTGTCCACGTCGGGCACGTACCCGTCCTTCTTGGGAGGGGCCAGGAAGGCCACGCTCCTAAAGGGCGTGGGGGGAAGGCCCAGGGCCTCGTACTCCGCCTTGGCCTCCTCCGTGAGGCGGGCGTTGGGCTTGTCCAGGAAGAAGAGGTCCTCCCCCTTCACGTTGAAAAGGAGGACCTTGGCCTGGTGGGCGTCCTCCAAGACCCCGCTTTCCAGGAGGCTCTTGAGGAGGAAGGTGGCGTAGCTGGTCTTGGCCGCCACCCCGCTGATGCCGGAGATGTTCACGTGCCCGCCCTTCACCCCGTTCAGAAACTCCAGGTTCAAATAGGCCACCTCCCCGTTCTTGAGGAGGCCGGCGGGGAGCTTGGTGGTCCCCTTTTGGTTCCGCATGCCCTCGTAGTAGAGGGCGAGCTCCAGGTCCTCCCCCTTCGCCAGGTAGACGGGGGAGCCGGGGTCGGGCGGGAAGAACTCCTCGGGGAGGATGCGGGTCACGCTCACGTGGGCCACGTAGGCCAGGCTCACGGGGATGTGCCCCTCCACCGCCAAGAAGGTGTCCGTATCGTAAGTTTCCCCCTCGTGCACCTTGGCCACGTGGTCCACCATGCCGAAGTAGCGCACCCTGCCCACCTTGGGGTGGAAGCCTTCCACCACCACCAGGTCGTCCAGTCTCAGGAGGCCCTCCCCCTCCACCCCCACCCAGAAGGCCAAGGGGGTGGCCTCCCGGCTACCCAAAACCACGCCCACCCGTTCCATCAACCACCTCCCAAGTACCGAGCCAAAAGCCGGGCCACCACCTCGCGGCTTCCCATCCTACGGCCCAACTCCCTTTCCAAGCCCCCCACGGGGGTGAGGTTCTGGGGCGCCCTGGGGTCCTTCACGGGGTGGGAGGCCAGGGCGGGGAAAAGGCTTAGGGAAAGCGCCGCAAGCCACCCATAGGGGCCATCCAAAGGGGTTTCCAGGCGCAAAAGCCCCGCCTCCGGGGGCCTCACCCCCTCCGGGGGCAGGGGCAGGCGCAGGTACCAGCTTGCAAGCTCCAACCCCTTGCGCCGGATGCGGAAAAGGGGGGTCCTCTCCCCGGGGGCGAGGGCCGCCAAGAGCGCCTCCTTTTCCGGGGGCAGGTAGCGGGCCCAATGGGTCTTGATGTAGCCCAGGATGGGCCCCACCCTCTTGAGGCGCACGGGGCCATCCACCACGAGAAGCCCCCCGGAAAGCTCCTGGGCCACCTCCGCCTCGAGGTTGGCCCTCGCCCGCCGCAAGCCCTCCTGGAGGGCGTAAACCCCTTCCCCCTCCGCCGGGAAAGGCTCGTAGCGGAGTTCCCCTACCCTCAGGGGCTCGGAAAGCCCCACCCCCACCCGGCGCACCCTGGGGGGCAGGAGGCGCATCCTCCCCCCCTCGTAGACCACGGCCCCCGCGGCCACGCACCCCAAAAGGGCAAGCCGCCTTCCCTCCGCCAAAAGCCCCTCCGCCCGCTCCTTGCCGTCCAGGAAGTAAAGGGGCTCGGGCCAAGGGAGGGCCTCCGCCCTCCTCGCCGCCCAGGGCTCCTCCAGGGGCCAGAACCCCTCGGGCTCCGGCCCTTCGGGCAAGAGGTCCTGGGCCTGGGGGAGCTCTAGGGCGTAAAGCCGCCAGGCCATGCCCCTAGATTACCGGGGCGGGGCGGTAGGGGAGGTACTTGGGCTCCCAGAAGCGGCTTTGCACGAAGGCGTAAAGCTCGGGGAAGGAAAGCCCCTGGATGCGCTCTTCCTCCGCCACGCCCTCCTCCAGGGCCTTCCGCATGACCCGGGCGGCCACGTAGGGGGAAACCTCCCTGAGGTGGCGCACCGGGGGGTAAAGGAGGTCGGGGAAGCGCTCTCGGGTGAACTCGTAGAGGGCGTAGGCGGCCTCGAGGACCATCCCGTCCGTCACCTCCCGGGCCCGGGCCAATACCGCCCCCAGGCCGAGCCCAGGGAAGATGAAGGCGTTGTTCCCCTGGCCCACGGGGATGGTCCGGCCCTTGTAGCCCACGGGGGGGAAGGGGCTACCCGCCGCCACCAGGGCCTGCCCTTCCGTCCAGTAGATGAGGTCGTCGGGCAGGGCCTCGCTGGCCGAGGTGGGGTTGGAAAGGGGGAAGATCACGGGCCTAGGGGTGTTTTCCAGCATGGCCCGCACCACGGGCTCGGTGAAGCTTCCCCCCTGGCCCGAAAGGCCGAGGAGCACCGTGGCCCGGGCGTTTTGGATAGTCTCCAAAAGGTTTGGGTACTCGCCGGAAAAACGCCAGTCCCGAAGGCGCTCCCGCTTCTGGGCGAAGGGCCGCTTGTAGGCCTCCATGTTCCGCCCCTCCACCAAAAGCCCCCGGGAGTCCAGGACCAAGACCCGGGCCTTGGCCTCCTCCTCGCTCAGGCCCTCCCGCTTCATCCCCTCCACCAAGGCCCAGGCCACGCCAACCCCCCCGGCCCCCGCCCCGTAGACCACCACCACCTGCTCGGAAAGCCGCTCCCCTTTGAGGCGGCAAGCGGAAAGCACCCCGGCCAGGGCCACGGCCCCCGTGCCCTGGATGTCGTCGTTGAAGGAGGGCACCACCTTGCGGTAGCGCTCCAGCACGGTAAAGGCCGCCTCCTTGGCGAAGTCCTCCCACTGGATGAGGGCCTTGGGGTAGCGCTTGCGCACCGCCTCCACGAAGCGGTCCAGGAACCGGTAGTAGGCCTCGCCCCTCAAGCGCTTGTGCCGCACCCCAAGGTAGAGGGGGTCGTTGAGGAGGTCCTCCCGGTCCGTGCCCACGTCCAACTCCACGGGCAGGGTCTTGTCGGGCCCCACCCCGCCCACGGCGGTGTACAGGGTGAGCTTGCCGATGGCGATGGCCATCCCCCCATACCCCTGGTCCCCGATGCCGAGGATGGCGGAGGAGTCCGTGGCCACGATGAGGCGCACCTCCTCTAGGGGGACATTCGCCAGGGCCTCCTCCACCCGGTCAATGTTTCGGGTGCTCACGGTGAAGCCCCGGGGGTAGCGGTAGATGTGGGAGAACTCCCGCACCGCCTCCCCCACCGTGGGGGTGTAGAGGATGGGGAGCATCTCCTCCAGGTGGTCCACCAAAAGGGCGTAGAAGAGGACCTCGTTGCGGTCTTGGAGGTGGCGGAGGTAGATGTGCTTGTCCAGGGGGGAGGCGATGAGGCGGTAGCGGCGGTAGACCCGTTCCTTCTGCTCCTCCAGGGTGTTCACGTGGGGAGGCAGGAGGCCTTCTAGGCCCAGAGCGCGCCTTTCCTCCTCGGTGAAGGCCGTGCCCTTGTTGAGGAGGGGAAGCCTTAGGAGGAGAAAACCCGTGACGTAAGGCTCCAGGTAACGTTCGCCCTTTTCGTCCCGCTTGACGTCGTAATAGCGGCTAACCGGCATGCCCCTATTTTTCCACCCCAGCCACGGACAATGGCCCCAAAGGGTGGGGAAGCCCCCCGCCCTCGAGGCCCTTCCTCAGACGTTGAAGCCGAACATGCGCATCATCCGCTTCCCCTCCTCCGTCATGCGCGCCGGGGTCCAAGGCGGGGTCCAGACGAACTCCACGTTCACCCCCTGGACCCCAGGTAGGCGCATGACCGCCATCTCCGCATCCGCCTTCACCACGTCCTGGGCGGGGCAGCCGATGGCGGTGAGGGTCATGGTGATGTCCACCATGCCGTTTTCGTGCACCTCCACGTCGTACACGAGGCCTAGGTCCACGATGTTCACCGGGATCTCCGGGTCGTAGACCACCTTGAGGGCCTCGAGGACCTCTTCCTTGGTAGGCAGCTTGGCCTCCGCTTCCATGCCCTTCAGTATACCCGGAAAACCCTATCCCCTTTTCCGGGGTTGTATAATGGCCCCGGTTGGGGAGTAGCCCCAAGCCGGTACCCCGTCAGGACGGGCCTTGGGCCCCGGGGGCCGGGGGCAGGAAGCCCGGGCAAGACCACCGCTCAAGCGGTGGTCTTTTCTTTGTGGAGGTAGGGAATGGAAGCGGGTGTCCTTTCGGTGATCCTCATCCTGGTGGCCCTGGAGGTGATCCTCTCCGCGGACAACGCCCTGATCCTCGGGGTCATCGTGCAGAAGCTTCCCGTGCACCTGAGGCGGAGGGCGCTCTTCTACGGCATCCTGGGCGCCTACGTGCTTAGGGGCCTTGCCCTCCTCTTCGCCGCCCTCGTCATCCAGCTCTGGTGGGTCCAGGTCCTGGGGGCGGCCTACCTCCTCTTTATCGCCCTCAGGCACTTCCTGAAGCCGGAGGAGGCCCACGCCCCGCCCCCTCTAGAGGTGAGCGCCGCCCAGTTCTGGAAGGTGGTGGCCCAGGTGGAGCTCATGGACCTGGCCTTCGCCGTGGACTCGGTCCTGGTGGCCGTGGCCCTTTCCGACAAGCTTTGGGTCATCTACACCGGGGTCTTCCTGGGCATCCTGGCCCTCAGGATGCTGGCAAGCCTGGTGGTCACCCTCCTGGACCGCTACCCCCGCTTCAAGCACCTGGCCTACGTGGTGGTGGGCCTCGCCGGGGTGAAGCTCCTTGTGGGCGGCTGGGACAAGCTCGCCAAGGAGGTCCTCCACCGGCCCGAGCTCGCCCTGGGCCTGGACAAGGAGGCCTTTAGCCTCCTCATCCTGGGGGTCCTCCTCCTGGGAAGCCTTTGGGCCCTGAGAAGGCCCAAGGAGCAAGCCGCCTAGGATGTGGGCCTACCTCGCCCCCGCCTTCGTCCTCTTCCTGGAAGTGGGGTTTCCTTTCGGCCTTTTCGTCCCCGGGGGGGACACCCTGCTCCTGGCCTTGGGGGCTCTGGCGGGGGAGGGGCGGCTTAGCCTCTTCCCCCTTCTCCCCCTTCTCTTCCTGGGAAGCTTCCTGGGGCATGGGGTGGGCTACGCCATCGGCCGGGCCCTGGGCAAGGAGGTGCGCAGGCGGCTACCCGAGGCGCTTCTTGCCCGCGCCGAAAAGGTCTTGATGCGCTTTGGC is a window of Thermus hydrothermalis DNA encoding:
- a CDS encoding 2'-5' RNA ligase family protein, whose translation is MYGVLVWPPPDLRAFLEALQAEHGVRGFGPPHLNLRQPFEWPYEEEALKIALEGILRGHAPFRLRLGGWGHFPQGVVYLRAYGGSAFRRLFHALEPLAPPLKEIEGPSYIPHITLALGLGEEEARALAAKLPLPFRRSFLVKEVALVKDQDGGDLVEVARFPLARPT
- a CDS encoding NUDIX hydrolase, translated to MSRTYLYRGRILNLALEGRYEIVEHKPAVAIIALREGKMLFVRQMRPAVGLAPLEIPAGLIEPGEDPLQAAQRELAEETGLAGDLSYLFSFYVSPGFTDEKTFVFLAQNLKEAQATPDEDEAIEVVWLEPEKALELHQKGQAEFSATGLVGVLYYHAFLRGR
- the ribF gene encoding riboflavin biosynthesis protein RibF, whose amino-acid sequence is MLFSEVADVPKGPKVVAVGSFDGVHLGHQYLLRQALAEAKALKEPLLVYTFDPPTKVFTRGEGFLMDLTEKVEALRGVGVELILAVPFNEAFAQRPAEAFLEDLRALGASRIYVGEDFRFGRGRAGGVEELSRVAPTRIVPLLTLGGEAVKSSRIRALLLEGRVEEARHLLGRPYGAYGVVVEGEKLGRKLGFPTANLAVHPKKVLPPGVYAVEVEGAFGRHKGVANVGTRPTLGGEERRLEVHLLGFAGELYGEEARVRFLKRLREERRFPSLEALRAQIAEDVAQARAYFGL
- the gcvPB gene encoding aminomethyl-transferring glycine dehydrogenase subunit GcvPB; the protein is MNYPLIFERSRKGRRGLKLVKEAPQAESLIPKAFLRETPPRLPEVDELTLVRHYTGLSRRQVGVDTTFYPLGSCTMKYNPKLHEEAARLFADLHPYQDPKTAQGALALMWELGEYLKALTGMDAITLEPAAGAHGELTGILVIRAYHEDRGEGKTRRLVLVPDSAHGSNPATASMAGYQVKEVPSGPDGEVDLEALKRELGPHVAAIMLTNPNTLGLFERRILEISRLAKAAGVQLYYDGANLNAIMGWARPGDMGFDVVHLNLHKTFTVPHGGGGPGSGPVGVKAHLAPYLPVPLVAKGEEGYYLDFDRPKSIGRVKSFYGNFLALVRAWAYIRTLGLPGLKRAAALSVLNARYLKELLKEKGYRVPYDGPCMHEFVAQPPQGYRALDLAKGLLELGFHPPTVYFPLIVKEALMVEPTETESKETLEAFAEAMGELLQKPKEWLENAPYTTPVRRLDELRANKHPKLTYFDPGVD
- the gcvPA gene encoding aminomethyl-transferring glycine dehydrogenase subunit GcvPA, with translation MDYTPHTEEEIQEMLKRVGAERLEDLFRHLPEEILNPEIALPEPMPEWAVLEALRRLAEKNKPARKAFLGGGIRSHHVPPVVQALAGRGEFLTAYTPYQPEVSQGVLQATFEYQTMIAELTGLEVANASMYDGATALAEGVLLALRETGRMEVLVSQGVHPEYRAVLKAYLEAVGAELKTLPLEGGRTPSFPVPEGVGAVVGQNPNYLGALEDLAPLAEAAHRVGALFVAVADPLSLGVLKPPGAYGADIAVGDGQSLGLPMGFGGPHFGYLATKKAFVRQLPGRLVSETVDAEGKRGFILTLQAREQYIRRAKAKSNITTNAQLTALMGAMYLAALGPEGLKEVALRGVALAHRLYQLLLEVPGVEAFTPKPFFNEFALRLPKPPEAVRAALAARGFHAATPVPEEYGENLALFAATELHEEEDLLALRDALKEVLA
- the gcvH gene encoding glycine cleavage system protein GcvH; this encodes MDIPKDRFYTKTHEWALPEGDTVLVGITDYAQDALGDVVYVELPEVGRKVEKGEAVAVVESVKTASDIYAPVAGEVVEVNLVLEKTPELINQDPYGEGWIFRLRPLDMGDLDDLLDADGYQEALESEA
- the gcvT gene encoding glycine cleavage system aminomethyltransferase GcvT, with the translated sequence MKRTPLYEAHLRLGGRMVAFAGYALPLQYTSIVEEHLAVRREAGVFDVSHMGEFWVRGEEALPFLQWATANDAARLKVGRAQYSMLPNERGGVVDDIYLYRLGEAEYLMVVNAANIAKDFAHLEALAEGFRVELLDRSEATALLALQGPKAESLLQGLTDADLKGRKKNDVFQAQVAGRPALLARTGYTGEDGFELFLAPEDAEAVFLALVEAGAKPCGLGARDTLRLEAGFPLYGHELTDTTNPLCTPWAWVVKKEKAFFGKEAMLSGACREKLVGLVLETGIPREGYRVFSGEAPVGRVTSGGYSPLLEKGIALAYVEEGAEAPFFVEVRGRRVQASLSPLPFVPLK